One Aphelocoma coerulescens isolate FSJ_1873_10779 chromosome 5, UR_Acoe_1.0, whole genome shotgun sequence DNA segment encodes these proteins:
- the SIX4 gene encoding homeobox protein SIX4: protein MSSASPATDDIVIAVEIKEENVMEMLSEAPDGPAPPPPPAAAPFPMEHAGSAAAGEEGAAEQVLLHTELLARNHHAASSPSSSSSSSSSSSSQTPLAFSPDHVACVCEALQQGGNLDRLARFLWSLPPSDLLRGNESLMKARALVAFHQGIYAELYSILESHNFDSSNHPLLQELWYKARYTEAERARGRPLGAVDKYRLRRKYPLPRTIWDGEETVYCFKEKSRNALKELYKQNRYPSPAEKRNLAKITGLSLTQVSNWFKNRRQRDRNPSETQSKSESDGNPSTEDESSKGREDLSPHPLSSSSDGVTSLSLPSHMEPVYMQQLGNTKIALSSSGVLLNGNLMPASTSPVFLNGSSFLQGPNGVILNGLSVGTSQTVTLNSPKTASSVVSNGVSITDILSSSSSEDVKDFKLLQASVPNATAAFSPSNIPVTFPGLIPSSEVKREGVETAASQDGGSVVTFTAPVQINQYGIVQIPNSGTNGQLLNGSIGFSSLQLPPVSVAASQGNVSVNPSTSDGGTFTTESSTVQQGKVFFSPLAPSAVVYTVPNSGQAVGSVKQEGLERSLVFSQLMPVSQNMQLNVNMSSENISSAGLQSLASSLVNVTPSHNFSLTPPTLLNAAELSSGISESQSMSSPVTSTSTVISISNTNYATLQNCPLITSQDLLSISTAQPVLGEIVSTSGDRVSHPPAQVHQDFGREHRLVLQAVPDVKENFLPNSESKSTGNLLMLDSKSKYVMSNMVDSVCEELETDKKELAKLQTVQMDEVMQDL from the exons ATGTCTTCTGCCTCCCCCGCCACGGACGACATCGTGATCGCCGTAGAGATCAAGGAGGAAAATGTGATGGAAATGCTCTCCGAAGCCCCCGACgggcccgcgccgccgccccctcccgccGCTGCCCCGTTCCCCATGGAGCACGCAGGCTCCGCCGCCGCTGGCGAGGAGGGAGCCGCGGAACAGGTACTGCTCCATACGGAACTCCTGGCCAGGAATCACCACGctgcctcctctccctcctcttcatcatcttcttcctcctcctcctcctcgcagACCCCCCTGGCTTTCTCCCCGGATCACGTCGCCTGCGTGTGCGAGGCGCTGCAGCAAGGTGGGAACCTGGACCGCCTAGCCAGGTTCCTGTGGTCTTTGCCCCCGAGCGATCTGCTACGTGGCAACGAGAGCCTGATGAAAGCCCGGGCGCTGGTGGCTTTCCACCAGGGCATCTACGCCGAGCTCTATAGCATCCTGGAGAGCCACAACTTCGACTCCTCCAACCACccgctgctgcaggagctctggtACAAGGCTCGCTACACCGAGGCGGAGCGAGCCCGGGGCAGACCCTTGGGGGCGGTGGACAAGTACAGGTTGCGGAGGAAATACCCCCTGCCCAGGACCATCTGGGACGGCGAGGAGACGGTCTACTGCTTCAAGGAGAAGTCCCGCAACGCGCTGAAGGAGCTCTACAAGCAGAACCGATACCCCTCGCCCGCCGAGAAGCGCAACCTGGCCAAGATCACCGGGCTGTCCCTCACCCAGGTCAGCAACTGGTTCAAGAACCGCAGGCAGCGGGACCGCAACCCTTCCGAGACCCAGTCCAAAAG CGAATCAGACGGCAACCCTAGCACAGAAGATGAATCCAGTAAGGGGCGAGAGGATTTATCTCCCCATCCACTCTCCAGCTCATCCGACGGTGTTACCAGCCTCAGCCTTCCCAGCCACATGGAGCCTGTCTACATGCAGCAGCTTGGAAACACTAAAATAGCCTTGAGCTCATCTGGTGTCTTGTTGAATGGGAACCTCATGCCTGCCAGTACCTCTCCTGTCTTCCTCAATGGTAGCTCGTTTCTTCAGGGACCCAACGGCGTCATACTCAATGGACTCAGCGTGGGCACTTCACAGACTGTTACCTTAAATTCTCCCAAAACCGCATCGAGTGTTGTGAGCAATGGGGTGTCCATTACTGACATACTGTCATCATCATCGTCAGAAGATGTTAAAGACTTCAAACTCCTTCAGGCTTCGGTCCCCAATGCCACAGCAGCCTTCAGCCCTAGCAACATCCCGGTCACTTTCCCAGGATTGATACCGAGCTCGGAGGTGAAAAGGGAAGGCGTAGAAACTGCTGCTTCCCAGGATGGAGGCTCTGTAGTTACTTTTACTGCTCCTGTCCAAATAAACCAGTATGGCATTGTCCAGATCCCCAATTCAGGAACAAATGGCCAGCTGCTGAACGGAAGCAttggtttttcttctctgcagctgcctcctgttTCTGTGGCAGCTTCACAAG GTAATGTTTCAGTAAATCCCAGCACATCTGATGGAGGAACTTTTACAACTGAATCTTCAACAGTGCAGCAAGGAAAGGTTTTCTTCAGCCCCCTCGCTCCGAGTGCAGTGGTTTATACAGTTCCCAATTCAGGCCAGGCAGTAGGATCTGTCAAGCAAgaaggactggaaagaagcCTGGTGTTTTCTCAGTTGATGCCAGTCAGTCAGAACATGCAACTGAACGTCAACATGTCTTCTGAAAATATATCCAGCGCAGGACTCCAGTCCCTGGCCTCCTCATTAGTGAATGTAACGCCCTCACATAATTTTTCCCTCACACCACCAACTCTTTTAAATGCTGCAGAACTGAGCTCTGGTATCTCGGAGAGCCAGTCCATGTCATCGCCCGTGACCAGTACCTCTACAGTGATATCTATCAGCAACACTAACTATGCAACCCTTCAGAACTGTCCCCTCATCACCAGTCAGGATCTGTTGTCCATTTCCACAGCACAGCCCGTGCTTGGAGAAATAGTTTCGACAAGTGGAGACCGTGTCAGCCACCCCCCTGCACAAGTGCACCAGGATTTTGGCAGAGAGCACAGGTTAGTTCTGCAAGCCGTACCCGATGTCAAAGAGAATTTCTTACCTAATTCTGAGAGTAAGTCAACTGGCAATTTACTGATGCTGGATTCCAAATCTAAGTATGTTATGAGTAACATGGTTGACTCGGTATGTGAAGAACTGGAAACGGACAAAAAAGAACTTGCCAAACTGCAGACAGTTCAGATGGATGAAGTTATGCAAGACttgtaa